The following are encoded in a window of Pecten maximus chromosome 17, xPecMax1.1, whole genome shotgun sequence genomic DNA:
- the LOC117315303 gene encoding uncharacterized protein LOC117315303 produces the protein MNDKIVTREQHAFVIRNETLIKLRQRARSATKGETLSRKRPLDVVMIGLESTSRMNFIRHMNFTRNFLRKKMAAVELEGYNKLAQNTFPNIVPMLLGITVKEMSGWRWFYDHYPFIWKDFKKAGYITFMGQDEPGTAVFHHMSKGFRRSPVDYYLRPYILELNSNYSDFCSENRLVLQRIFDKMADFITTYSDVPKFTFTFISDPTHNNYNGLGILDLPLMRTLSTLNTRGLLNNTLLLIFGDHGVRFGPIRNSFQGRLEESLPAFYVSLPRWIREEHSDLYKHLRENRNKLTSNVDVYATLQDIIELGKGHVTPRVTGKYGTSFLRNISKERTCADLKIPPNYCMCQSFKQSYSTKSKIALDMSQWVVKELNVILLNVSHLCTNLTLNAIRHVWGLGKRLQDDRIHFFTKVYFVVQLNVLPSHADFEATVRYFKGEFSLVGDISRTNKYAGQSDCVLRHKNALVLERYCYCRNLIAGKYVKEK, from the coding sequence ATGAACGACAAAATTGTAACTCGGGAACAGCATGCCTTTGTGATAAGAAACGAAACTCTAATCAAGTTAAGGCAGAGAGCCAGATCTGCCACCAAAGGCGAGACCCTGTCTAGGAAAAGGCCATTGGATGTTGTAATGATTGGTCTAGAGTCAACATCGCGTATGAATTTCATCCGTCATATGAATTTTACAAGGAATTTCCTTAGGAAGAAAATGGCGGCCGTTGAACTGGAAGGGTATAACAAACTGGCCCAGAATACATTCCCTAACATAGTTCCAATGTTGTTAGGTATCACAGTAAAGGAAATGAGCGGCTGGCGCTGGTTCTATGACCACTATCCATTTATCTGGAAAGATTTTAAGAAAGCTGGCTACATTACCTTCATGGGGCAGGATGAACCTGGCACCGCTGTATTTCATCATATGAGTAAAGGTTTCAGACGTTCCCCTGTCGACTACTATTTACGTCCCTACATATTGGAGCTGAATTCCAACTACAGCGATTTCTGCTCAGAAAACCGTCTCGTGTTACAACGCATATTTGATAAAATGGCGGATTTTATTACAACATACAGTGACGTTCCTAAGTTTACCTTCACGTTTATAAGTGACCCGACACACAACAACTATAACGGACTGGGTATATTAGATCTTCCCTTGATGAGGACGCTGTCAACACTGAACACACGTGGTCTGCTCAACAATACCCTACTGTTAATATTTGGTGATCATGGTGTCAGATTTGGACCAATTAGGAACTCATTTCAGGGTCGACTTGAAGAAAGCTTGCCAGCTTTTTATGTTTCTCTTCCACGTTGGATTCGTGAAGAACACAGCGATTTATATAAACACCTCAGAGAAAATCGAAATAAATTAACGAGTAACGTTGATGTTTATGCCACACTTCAGGATATAATAGAGCTTGGAAAAGGTCACGTGACACCACGGGTCACTGGAAAATACGGAACTAGCTTCCTTAGGAATATCAGTAAAGAGCGCACGTGTGCCGATTTAAAAATACCGCCAAACTATTGTATGTGTCAATCATTCAAACAGTCTTATTCAACTAAATCTAAGATAGCCCTTGATATGTCACAGTGGGTTGTCAAAGAATTAAACGTAATACTTTTAAACGTGTCTCATTTATGTACAAATTTGACTCTAAATGCCATTCGTCACGTTTGGGGTTTAGGTAAACGGCTTCAGGATGACCGGATACACTTTTTCACTAAAGTCTACTTTGTGGTACAGTTAAATGTTTTACCGAGCCATGCTGACTTCGAGGCAACAGTTCGATATTTCAAGGGAGAGTTTTCCCTTGTTGGTGATATATCGCGTACAAACAAGTATGCCGGGCAGTCTGACTGTGTCTTACGTCATAAAAATGCACTTGTTTTGGAAAGATATTGTTATTGTCGTAATCTAATCGCCGGTAAATATGtcaaagaaaaatga
- the LOC117315794 gene encoding solute carrier family 23 member 1-like, with the protein MWAVCGILTLTDVLPDDPSDPAYRARTDTRGDLISLSPWLFVPYPGQFGPIRFNTAVFIGFISSYLASSIESIGDYIIVSRATGTFPPPRHAVNRGILTEGIMGVVAGALGAGHATTSYTDNVVIIKLTQVASRSVMILAGIICMVFGVIGKFGAVMASLPEPVMGGVTVITFGLVVSIGLSSLQRVNLSSTRNLAVLGISLYVGLLTSEWLKLNGDTINTGNASLDQVLRLILGTQMFVAGLTSIILDNTVKGTRTERGMDDMTSFNPGSGSQIDKHKLVYDVPLVSKLQQKIRIFRHIPFLQPYSPQRQTCDNPT; encoded by the exons ATGTGGGCGGTATGTGGGATCCTGACCTTGACAGATGTGCTACCTGATGACCCCAGTGACCCCGCCTATCGTGCCCGGACAGACACGCGCGGAGATCTGATATCCTTGTCACCATGGCTCTTCGTCCCGTATCCAG GTCAGTTTGGTCCTATACGTTTCAACACAGCGGTATTCATAGGATTTATAAGTTCATACCTAGCCTCAAGCATAGAGTCCATCGGGGATTACATCATCGTCTCCCGGGCCACCGGGACCTTCCCCCCACCCCGTCACGCTGTCAACCGTGGGATACTGACGGAGGGCATCATGGGGGTGGTGGCGGGAGCCCTAGGGGCCGGGCACGCTACTACGTCATATACTGATAACGTCGTTATCATCAAACTCACACAG GTAGCTAGTCGAAGTGTGATGATTTTAGCAGGAATCATTTGCATGGTCTTCGGAGTTATCGGTAAATTTGGCGCTGTGATGGCGTCACTTCCGGAACCGGTTATGGGTGGTGTGACCGTAATCACCTTCGGCTTAGTGGTATCCATAGGATTATCTTCGCTACAGAGGGTTAACCTTTCATCCACTCGGAACCTCGCAGTACTGGGCATATCGTTATATGTTGGCTTACTCACTTCCGAATGGTTGAAACTCAATGGTGATACCATCAATACGG GTAACGCCTCTCTGGACCAGGTACTCAGACTCATCCTCGGGACACAGATGTTTGTGGCGGGACTTACCTCCATCATTCTAGACAACACTGTTAAAG GAACAAGGACGGAGAGAGGTATGGATGATATGACGTCTTTCAATCCCGGAAGCGGAAGTCAGATAGATAAACACAAATTAGTGTACGATGTACCATTGGTATCAAAATTACAACAGAAAATCCGGATTTTTCGCCACATTCCGTTTCTTCAACCCTACAGTCCTCAACGGCAGACATGTGATAACCCAACGTGA